A genomic region of Equus caballus isolate H_3958 breed thoroughbred chromosome 1, TB-T2T, whole genome shotgun sequence contains the following coding sequences:
- the LOC100630542 gene encoding small ribosomal subunit protein uS14-like, which produces MGHQQLYWSHLQKFGKGSHSDHICSNQDGLIQKYSLNICSQCLYRYVKDIGSITLD; this is translated from the coding sequence ATGGGTCACCAGCAGCTCTACTGGAGCCACCTGCAAAAATTTGGCAAGGGTTCTCACTCTGACCACATCTGCTCAAACCAAGATGGTCTGATCCAGAAATACAGCCTCAATATTTGCAGCCAATGTTTATATCGGTATGTGAAGGATATAGGATCCATCACATTGGACTAA